One part of the Solanum dulcamara chromosome 8, daSolDulc1.2, whole genome shotgun sequence genome encodes these proteins:
- the LOC129899067 gene encoding peroxisomal ATPase PEX6 isoform X1 has translation MVEKRKPLILSSTKNLLNSLLNAETQTQISLLPTVQLRAGILQVSKDSSKISNPKFVNFDDSALVGLTTSQLRRLCITSGSLVLIKNVNTSQQRIGQVVVLDPPSSEKVLSERSSSLSHSSLTSFLLPLHSYPDFHCVKPGGEVAYLSPILAFNLNLHLSCLRSMIHQGKEALSPIFEAKSDNIVSEKDNALITLGLEPLDQLPKYATHLRASFVKIPECGTLDSVKKHSSIEAEDRQELIDMELNKYFGVDRFLSRGDLFSVCINWNCKSALCIPCRQKKQNDGSDLIYFKVVGMEPSEEPVLKVNRTRTAFVLGGNVPSAVPPDFLIPRPQGSLPLQVSTVKTLASILIPPLCPSALSSKFRVVVLLHGLTGCGKRTVVKFIARQLGLHVVEYNCQNIFANSDRKTSAALAEAFSMARRYSPTILLLRHFEAFRNLVSNEGSPHDQVGMNLEVASVIKEFTEPIAEDEEIYSEGKSFNAHDQVKVAQPVNCHPVLLVAAADSPEGLPPTIRRCFSHEISMDPLNEEQRKEMLSQSLQHVSELLPNTSLEDLVKDLVGQTSGFMPRDLRALVADVGANVVHSHGSQDVKVVHGDLKEGSHESKPIANDGSHDSAKSLSKEDVMKSLERSKKRNATALGTPKVPNVKWEDVGGLEDVKKSILDTVQLPLLHKDLFSSGLRKRSGVLFYGPPGTGKTLLAKAVATECSLNFLSVKGPELINMYIGESEKNVRDIFQKARSARPCVIFFDELDSLAPARGASGDSGGVMDRVVSQMLAEIDGLNDSTQDLFIIGASNRPDLIDPALLRPGRFDKLLYVGVNSEASYRERVLKALTRKFKLKEDISLLSIAKRCPPNFTGADMYALCADAWFHAAKRKALASDSDSTGSDDLDGSIIVEYEDFLKVLGEISPSLSMAELKKYELLREQFEGSSR, from the exons ATGGTGGAAAAAAGGAAGCCTTTAATTCTTTCTTCTACCAAAAATCTACTTAATTCACTCCTGAATGCAGAAACCCAAACCCAGATTTCATTATTGCCAACAGTACAATTGAGAGCTGGAATTCTTCAAGTGTCTAAAGATTCAAGCAAGATTTCAAACCCCAAATTTGTTAATTTTGATGATTCTGCTTTGGTGGGGTTAACTACTTCTCAGCTTAGAAGACTTTGTATTACTTCTGGTTCATTG GTACTTATCAAGAATGTGAATACAAGTCAACAAAGAATTGGACAAGTGGTAGTTCTAGATCCTCCCAGTTCAGAGAAAGTTTTATCTGAGCGCAGCTCATCACTGTCACATTCTTCCCTGACATCATTTCTCTTGCCATTACATAGCTATCCTGATTTTCACTGTGTTAAACCAGGTGGAGAAGTTGCTTATTTATCTCCAATTCTGGCATTTAACCTTAATTTACATTTGTCATGCTTGAGATCAATGATTCACCAAGGAAAAGAAGCTTTGTCACCAATATTTGAGGCCAAATCAGATAACATAGTGAGTGAAAAAGATAATGCTCTCATTACTCTTGGGCTTGAACCTTTAGATCAGTTGCCAAAATATGCCACACACCTGAGGGCTTCTTTTGTGAAGATACCAGAATGTGGGACTCTTGATTCAGTTAAAAAACATTCATCTATAGAAGCTGAAGATCGtcaagagttgattgatatggaaTTGAATAAGTACTTTGGAGTAGATAGATTTCTTTCTAGAGGTGATCTTTTCAGTGTATGCATCAATTGGAACTGCAAATCGGCTCTGTGCATTCCTTGCCGTCAGAAGAAGCAAAATGATGGTTCAGACCTTATATATTTCAAG GTTGTGGGCATGGAACCTTCTGAAGAACCTGTTCTAAAAGTCAACCGTACTCGAACTGCTTTTGTACTTGGAGGGAATGTACCTTCTGCTGTTCCTCCAGATTTTTTGATTCCACGGCCACAAGGTTCCCTGCCCTTACAAGTGAGCACGGTGAAGACTTTAGCCTCCATACTTATACCACCATTATGTCCATCAGCCCTTTCATCAAAATTTCGGGTGGTTGTGTTGTTGCATGGCTTGACTG GATGTGGGAAGAGAACTGTGGTTAAATTTATTGCTCGTCAATTAGGCCTTCATGTAGTGGAATACAATTGTCAGAACATATTTGCAAATTCTGATAGAAAAACATCTGCTGCCCTTGCTGAAGCCTTCAGCATGGCTCGCAG GTACTCTCCTACTATTCTACTTCTTCGCCATTTTGAGGCCTTCCGTAACCTGGTCTCTAACGAGGGTTCACCACATGACCAAGTTGGTATGAACTtagaagttgcatccgtcatAAAGGAATTTACTGAGCCGATTgctgaagatgaagaaatttaCTCAGAAGGAAAGTCATTTAATGCTCATGAT CAAGTAAAGGTTGCTCAACCCGTAAATTGCCACCCTGTACTGTTAGTTGCCGCTGCTGATAGTCCTGAAGGCCTTCCACCAACTATTAGGCGTTGTTTCAGTCATGAGATTAGCATGGATCCATTGAATGAAGAACAAAGGAAGGAAATGCTCTCCCAGTCTCTTCAGCATGTTAGTGAACTACTTCCAAAT ACTTCTTTGGAGGACCTTGTGAAAGATTTGGTTGGTCAGACATCAGGATTTATGCCAAGGGATCTGCGAGCTTTAGTTGCTGATGTTGGTGCAAATGTAGTCCATAGTCACGGTAGTCAGGATGTGAAGGTTGTGCATGGAGATCTGAAAGAGGGTTCTCATGAGAGCAAGCCGATCGCGAATGATGGCTCACATGACTCAGCAAAGTCACTAAGCAAAGAAGATGTAATGAAATCACTGGAACgatcaaagaaaagaaatgcaACAGCATTGGGTACTCCAAAG GTTCCAAATGTCAAATGGGAAGATGTTGGTGGCCTTGAGGACGTGAAGAAATCAATTTTGGACACTGTACAG CTGCCTCTTTTACATAAGGACTTGTTTTCGTCTGGATTGCGCAAGCGATCTGGGGTTCTTTTCTATGGTCCTCCTGGAACTGGAAAA ACTTTACTGGCAAAAGCTGTTGCTACTGAATGCTCCCTGAATTTTCTCAGTGTGAAAGGGCCCGAGTTGATTAACATGTACATAGGAGAGTCAGAGAAAAATGTTCGGGACATTTTTCAGAAG GCCAGATCAGCTCGACCATGCGTCATCTTCTTCGATGAGCTTGATTCTCTTGCTCCTGCCAGGGGTGCTTCTGGAGACTCCGGGGGCGTAATGGATCGAGTGGTTTCTCAG ATGCTTGCCGAAATTGATGGCCTGAACGACTCTACCCAG GACTTGTTTATTATTGGAGCTAGCAACAGGCCAGATCTTATTGATCCTGCCCTTTTGCGGCCAGGGCGCTTTGATAAGCTCCTATATGTTGGTGTTAATTCTGAAGCCTCATACAGAGAGAG GGTCCTTAAAGCACTTACGCGGAAGTTTAAATTGAAAGAAGATATATCTCTGCTCTCAATAGCAAAAAGGTGTCCACCAAACTTCACAGGGGCTGACATGTATGCACTGTGCGCTGATGCTTGGTTTCATGCTGCGAAGCGCAAG GCATTAGCTTCAGATTCGGATTCAACTGGCTCAGATGATCTTGATGGCTCAATTATCGTGGAATATGAGGATTTTTTAAAG GTATTGGGAGAGATCTCTCCCTCGTTGTCTATGGCCGAGCTTAAAAAGTATGAGTTGCTCCGGGAACAGTTTGAAGGATCATCAAGATGA
- the LOC129899067 gene encoding peroxisomal ATPase PEX6 isoform X2, producing the protein MVEKRKPLILSSTKNLLNSLLNAETQTQISLLPTVQLRAGILQVSKDSSKISNPKFVNFDDSALVGLTTSQLRRLCITSGSLVLIKNVNTSQQRIGQVVVLDPPSSEKVLSERSSSLSHSSLTSFLLPLHSYPDFHCVKPGGEVAYLSPILAFNLNLHLSCLRSMIHQGKEALSPIFEAKSDNIVSEKDNALITLGLEPLDQLPKYATHLRASFVKIPECGTLDSVKKHSSIEAEDRQELIDMELNKYFGVDRFLSRGDLFSVCINWNCKSALCIPCRQKKQNDGSDLIYFKVVGMEPSEEPVLKVNRTRTAFVLGGNVPSAVPPDFLIPRPQGSLPLQVSTVKTLASILIPPLCPSALSSKFRVVVLLHGLTGCGKRTVVKFIARQLGLHVVEYNCQNIFANSDRKTSAALAEAFSMARRYSPTILLLRHFEAFRNLVSNEGSPHDQVGMNLEVASVIKEFTEPIAEDEEIYSEGKSFNAHDQVKVAQPVNCHPVLLVAAADSPEGLPPTIRRCFSHEISMDPLNEEQRKEMLSQSLQHVSELLPNTSLEDLVKDLVGQTSGFMPRDLRALVADVGANVVHSHGSQDVKVVHGDLKEGSHESKPIANDGSHDSAKSLSKEDVMKSLERSKKRNATALGTPKVPNVKWEDVGGLEDVKKSILDTVQLPLLHKDLFSSGLRKRSGVLFYGPPGTGKTLLAKAVATECSLNFLSVKGPELINMYIGESEKNVRDIFQKARSARPCVIFFDELDSLAPARGASGDSGGVMDRVVSQMLAEIDGLNDSTQDSKS; encoded by the exons ATGGTGGAAAAAAGGAAGCCTTTAATTCTTTCTTCTACCAAAAATCTACTTAATTCACTCCTGAATGCAGAAACCCAAACCCAGATTTCATTATTGCCAACAGTACAATTGAGAGCTGGAATTCTTCAAGTGTCTAAAGATTCAAGCAAGATTTCAAACCCCAAATTTGTTAATTTTGATGATTCTGCTTTGGTGGGGTTAACTACTTCTCAGCTTAGAAGACTTTGTATTACTTCTGGTTCATTG GTACTTATCAAGAATGTGAATACAAGTCAACAAAGAATTGGACAAGTGGTAGTTCTAGATCCTCCCAGTTCAGAGAAAGTTTTATCTGAGCGCAGCTCATCACTGTCACATTCTTCCCTGACATCATTTCTCTTGCCATTACATAGCTATCCTGATTTTCACTGTGTTAAACCAGGTGGAGAAGTTGCTTATTTATCTCCAATTCTGGCATTTAACCTTAATTTACATTTGTCATGCTTGAGATCAATGATTCACCAAGGAAAAGAAGCTTTGTCACCAATATTTGAGGCCAAATCAGATAACATAGTGAGTGAAAAAGATAATGCTCTCATTACTCTTGGGCTTGAACCTTTAGATCAGTTGCCAAAATATGCCACACACCTGAGGGCTTCTTTTGTGAAGATACCAGAATGTGGGACTCTTGATTCAGTTAAAAAACATTCATCTATAGAAGCTGAAGATCGtcaagagttgattgatatggaaTTGAATAAGTACTTTGGAGTAGATAGATTTCTTTCTAGAGGTGATCTTTTCAGTGTATGCATCAATTGGAACTGCAAATCGGCTCTGTGCATTCCTTGCCGTCAGAAGAAGCAAAATGATGGTTCAGACCTTATATATTTCAAG GTTGTGGGCATGGAACCTTCTGAAGAACCTGTTCTAAAAGTCAACCGTACTCGAACTGCTTTTGTACTTGGAGGGAATGTACCTTCTGCTGTTCCTCCAGATTTTTTGATTCCACGGCCACAAGGTTCCCTGCCCTTACAAGTGAGCACGGTGAAGACTTTAGCCTCCATACTTATACCACCATTATGTCCATCAGCCCTTTCATCAAAATTTCGGGTGGTTGTGTTGTTGCATGGCTTGACTG GATGTGGGAAGAGAACTGTGGTTAAATTTATTGCTCGTCAATTAGGCCTTCATGTAGTGGAATACAATTGTCAGAACATATTTGCAAATTCTGATAGAAAAACATCTGCTGCCCTTGCTGAAGCCTTCAGCATGGCTCGCAG GTACTCTCCTACTATTCTACTTCTTCGCCATTTTGAGGCCTTCCGTAACCTGGTCTCTAACGAGGGTTCACCACATGACCAAGTTGGTATGAACTtagaagttgcatccgtcatAAAGGAATTTACTGAGCCGATTgctgaagatgaagaaatttaCTCAGAAGGAAAGTCATTTAATGCTCATGAT CAAGTAAAGGTTGCTCAACCCGTAAATTGCCACCCTGTACTGTTAGTTGCCGCTGCTGATAGTCCTGAAGGCCTTCCACCAACTATTAGGCGTTGTTTCAGTCATGAGATTAGCATGGATCCATTGAATGAAGAACAAAGGAAGGAAATGCTCTCCCAGTCTCTTCAGCATGTTAGTGAACTACTTCCAAAT ACTTCTTTGGAGGACCTTGTGAAAGATTTGGTTGGTCAGACATCAGGATTTATGCCAAGGGATCTGCGAGCTTTAGTTGCTGATGTTGGTGCAAATGTAGTCCATAGTCACGGTAGTCAGGATGTGAAGGTTGTGCATGGAGATCTGAAAGAGGGTTCTCATGAGAGCAAGCCGATCGCGAATGATGGCTCACATGACTCAGCAAAGTCACTAAGCAAAGAAGATGTAATGAAATCACTGGAACgatcaaagaaaagaaatgcaACAGCATTGGGTACTCCAAAG GTTCCAAATGTCAAATGGGAAGATGTTGGTGGCCTTGAGGACGTGAAGAAATCAATTTTGGACACTGTACAG CTGCCTCTTTTACATAAGGACTTGTTTTCGTCTGGATTGCGCAAGCGATCTGGGGTTCTTTTCTATGGTCCTCCTGGAACTGGAAAA ACTTTACTGGCAAAAGCTGTTGCTACTGAATGCTCCCTGAATTTTCTCAGTGTGAAAGGGCCCGAGTTGATTAACATGTACATAGGAGAGTCAGAGAAAAATGTTCGGGACATTTTTCAGAAG GCCAGATCAGCTCGACCATGCGTCATCTTCTTCGATGAGCTTGATTCTCTTGCTCCTGCCAGGGGTGCTTCTGGAGACTCCGGGGGCGTAATGGATCGAGTGGTTTCTCAG ATGCTTGCCGAAATTGATGGCCTGAACGACTCTACCCAG GATTCGAAATCATGA